A window of Babesia microti strain RI chromosome III, complete genome contains these coding sequences:
- a CDS encoding male gamete fusion factor HAP2, putative (HAP2) (overlaps_old_locusTagID:BBM_III02930;~overlaps_old_locusTagID:BBM_III02935) — MMLRTFMVVILIYAPISESLISGKSLMCVKTDSDTYNKATCQNRLHSEVQVTYQGIDEKYVFRSEEGGEGILLTLKSGDVQLIYDLDYHLDVPFYYIEKNVDFSWSGEGSHCYSSCADAPLDGCSIESDLPKSSVNQFPFGICCQCGKNALPSSHRANFSCNTVFEAFQSNICMSKSCLKAVNPWYSVSSIVYPPRYVRNLNVTIQNLSDLNDVFTCTVNDQNRICRDDRRDISITLKWSKSQDGQEAPLIDNYIFIPSFPPDDPKVISSTIKTNCGLSDQDAQNGKLLGEACLKYAVSVENDAVDTKGTSCNKIGISPSHWGREERLCNSPKNSCVNNQLGWYLKEFPQKSKLPKVYGSSPLAHFGTVLDDDDSDEMIRAISYTVSKPHVSAVLVDTMQGSFVEIKQFSGAAIAFARFTECNGMNHCFADVGILNSSESISHVHLNLKCTIAGGSAVLGESEQVTIQIEPKNTVTRRVLINVANYKNAQGTCNAVILSPQKDIVDTLDFALYVNIPEKNIGPDSQSFDSYAIEQEEGHQVIEDSYAENVCNCGWYNPICYLQNFGTCIWDGFNRIYKVIVMVCAIALVIIFIPFVVAIIRWVRSSS, encoded by the exons ATGATGTTACGTACATTCATGGTAGTCatattaatatatgcaCCAATTTCGGAATCATTGATATCTGGGAAGTCTCTCATGTGTGTTAAAACAGATTCTGATACCTACAACAAAGCTACTTGCCAAAATCGTTTGCACAGTGAAGTGCAAGTAACATACCAGGGC ATCGACGAGAAGTACGTTTTTAGATCTGAGGAAGGCGGTGAAGGCATCCTTTTGACGTTGAAAAGTGGTGATGTACAGTTGATTTACGATTTAGATTATCATTTG GACGTGCCATTTTACTACATAGAAAAGAATGTTGACTTTTCTTGGAGTGGAGAAGGTTCGCATTGTTATTCTTCCTGTGCTGATGCACCGCTCGATGGATGTTCTATTGAGAGCGATTTGCCAAAGTCAAGTGTCAATCAATTTCCCTTTGGCATTTGTTGCCAATGTGGTAAAAATGCCCTTCCTTCGTCCCACCGTGCCAATTTTTCTTGTAACA CTGTGTTTGAGGCATTCCAGTCCAACATATGCATGTCAAAGTCCTGTTTAAAGGCGGTAAACCCCTGGTATTCTGTATCTAGTATAGTATATCCGCCAAGATATGTTAGAAACCTCAATGTTAcgatacaaaatttaagCG ACTTAAATGACGTGTTTACTTGTACAGTAAACGATCAAAATAGAATTTGCAGGGACG ACAGGCGTGATATATCTATTACTCTCAAATGGAGTAAATCTCAAGATGGTCAG GAGGCTCCTCTCATcgataattatatatttataccATCATTTCCGCCTGACGATCCAAAGGTTATATCATCAACAATAAAG ACCAACTGTGGTTTGAGCGATCAAGATGCACAAA ATGGAAAATTATTGGGGGAAGCGTGCCTAAAATATGCTGTAAGTGTAGAAAATGATGCTGTGGATACAAAAGGGACCAGTTGTAACAAAATCGGAATATCACCATCCCATTGGGGAAGGGAGGAACGTCTTTGCAATTCTCCAAAGAATAGTTGTGTCAATAATCAACTTGGATGGTACCTTAAAGAATTCCCCCAAAAG TCGAAATTGCCAAAAGTTTACGGCTCCAGTCCTCTAGCACACTTTGGTACTGTTTTGGACGACGATGATAGTGATGAGATGATTCGGGCCATCTCATATACAGTATCAAAGCCACATGTTTCTGCAGTTTTAGTAGATACTATGCAGGGCTCTTTTGTTGAAATAAAACAGTTTTCAGGTGCAGCAATTGCTTTTGCCAG ATTTACAGAGTGCAACGGCATGAACCATTGTTTTGCAGATGTTGGGATTTTAAACAGCTCTGAATCGATATCCCATGTACATTTAAATCTAAAGTGTACCATCGCAGGTGGATCTGCGGTTTTGGGTGAAAGTGAACAGGTGACTATCCAGATTGAGCCCAAAAACACCGTCACAAGGAGGGTATTGATTAATGTGGCTAACTATAAAAATGCGCAAGGTACTTGTAATGCGGTGATTTTATCGCCACAAAAGGATATTGTTGACACGTTAGATTTTGCtctatatgtaaatataccCGAAAAGAATATTGGTCCTGATTCCCAATCATTTGACTCTTATGCAATAGAACAGGAAGAAGGTCATCAAGTGATa gagGATTCCTATGCCGAAAATGTTTGTAATTGTGGCTGGTACAATCCCATCTGTTATTTACAGAATT TTGGTACGTGTATCTGGGATGGTTTTAACAGAATTTACAAAGTCATAGTGATGGTATGTGCCATAGCActtgttattatatttataccCTTTGTTGTAGCCATAATAAGGTGGGTTAGGAGCAGTAGTTAA
- a CDS encoding hypothetical protein (overlaps_old_locusTagID:BBM_III02915;~overlaps_old_locusTagID:BBM_III02920), translated as MRLKVPNLSPRYHPFNFETKCSATFHPSVLSFTLRNQISQLKSVFYNQWNLNKHPFTDLVKWIEHLATSAISLSHHLKHNGITTVLIGLVKSHFYPNHIWEPLVGNLALLLDRTPPKYQSLSLWAISVKLANSRIQKYNSHDYISGQLQVIDLDVYRNYFENLEKRIIDSASEYTGKDIATFSSAVNNICEHHLHETPFVDYLSGSFKLLVHNLIQNKHRLAFNECSAVLKASKILSHRPNSLIMHLVASMHLSLVTRGNIRIGDLQNAFEFLPSGRIRHSMGVDTPLSREIASLAILLCKEIDKFRICNKLAIIIAETIIRTRIRDEVPQTVCNIVETLAKVTNTERVTKALKELSTN; from the exons ATGAGGCTAAAGGTCCCCAACTTATCGCCCAGGTACCACCCCTTCAACTTTGAAACCAAATGTTCCGCCACATTTCACCCTTCAGTCCTGTCATTCACACTACGAAATCAGATCTCTCAACTCAAATCTGTTTTCTACAACCAATGGAATCTCAATAAACATCCATTCACCGATCTGGTCAAGTGGATTGAACACCTAGCAACCAGTGCTATCTCTCTATCACATCACCTGAAGCACAATGGTATCACAACTGTTTTGATCGGCCTAGTCAAATCG CATTTTTATCCCAATCATATTTGGGAACCATTGGTTGGGAATTTGGCATTGCTATTGGATAGAACCCCGCCTAAATATCAATCGCTTTCCCTCTGGGCCATCTCAGTCAAACTGGCCAATTCTAG aatacaaaaatacaacTCTCATGACTACATAAGTGGTCAATTACAAGTGATAGACCTTGACGTATACAGGAATTACTTTGAAAACCTAGAAAAACGCATTATTGACTCAGCCAGTGAATATACTGGGAAGGACATTGCTACATTTTCATCCGCtgttaataatatatgcgAACACCATCTACACGAAACCCCATTTGTAGATTATTTGAGTGGATCATTTAAACTACTGGTCCATAATCTGATACAAAATAAGCACAGATTAGCCTTTAACGAATGTTCAGCCGTACTCAAAGCATCAAAAATTCTATCACATCGCCccaattcattaataatGCACTTAGTGGCATCAATGCATCTATCACTCGTTACCAGGGGAAATATCAGAATTGGAGATCTTCAAAATGCATTTGAATTTCTACCTAGCGGTAGGATACGCCATTCAATGGGTGTAGATACGCCCCTGTCCAGAGAAATAGCATCACTAGCTATTCTACTTTGCAAGGAAATTGATAAGTTCCGCATCTGTAATAAACTCGCCATCATAATCGCAGAAACAATAATACGAACCAGAATACGAGATGAGGTTCCACAAACTGTCTGTAATATAGTTGAAACCCTGGCTAAAGTAACAAATACTGAGAGGGTAACCAAGGCTCTGAAAGAATTGAgcacaaattaa
- a CDS encoding Ras family (overlaps_old_locusTagID:BBM_III02925) gives MISGNNRSYKTVLLGEASVGKSSLALRLTRDEFLDNTNATIGAAFFTYKASPLQPNSSVGDEITPTKFHLGINTGSFVKFDIWDTAGQERFASIAPMYYRGAVCAIVVMDCTCQKSFERAKNWVKQLKQCPHSNPIVVLVANKVDLIYGKFKGLPMGNNQAAQELLTEAAEYANKEQILFVETSAKTGHNVEKLFQLLAQHVLADLKRWDTTKEVVNLQVPTSRFSLSNCCRQSPF, from the exons ATGATATCTGGCAACAACAGGAGTTATAAAACGGTCCTATTGGGTGAGGCATCTGTTGGGAAGAGTAGTCTGGCTTTGCGATTGACTAGGGATGAATTTTTGGACAACACGAATGCCACTATTGGGGCGGCGTTTTTTACCTATAAAGCATCACCTCTACAACCTAATTCATCTGTGGGTGATGAAATAACACCTACGAAATTTCATTTGGGGATAAATACCGGAagttttgtaaaatttgacatttggGACACTGCAGGTCAGGAGAGATTTGCTAGCATCGCACCGATGTACTACCGCGGCGCCGTATGCGCTATCGTCGTCATGGATTGTACCTGCCAAAAGAGTTTCGAAAGGGCCAAGAATTGGGTCAAACAGCTTAAGCAATGCCCACACTCCAACCCAATCGTGGTCCTTGTGGCCAATAAGGTAGATCTAATatatggcaaatttaagg GGCTACCAATGGGCAATAATCAGGCAGCACAGGAATTGCTTACGGAAGCTGCTGAATATGCCAACAAGgaacaaatattattcGTGGAAACTAGCGCCAAAACTGGACATAATGTGGAAAAGCTTTTTCAATTACTGGCTCAACACGTGTTGGCAGATTTGAAACGATGGGATACCACTAAAGaagttgtaaatttacaagtTCCCACTAGTCGCTTCTCCCTTTCAAACTGTTGCCGGCAATCGCCCTTCTAA